CTTGTCTTGCATTCACTAACGTGCCCTTCAAAATCCACCACACATCCCCTTGGAATCCCTGAATGATTTGGGTTAAGGGAGCTTAAAATTCATCTCCTcccaccccttgccatgggcagggacaccttccaccggACCAGGTTGCatcagcctgtccttggacacttccagggatccaggggcagccacagcttctctgggcaccctgtgccaggacctgcccaccctcactgggaagaattccttcctaatatctgatctaaccctgccctccttcagctGAAGGCCGTTCCCATTTTGCTCTATCTCTCCACAAAGCCCCTCCTCGTCCCCGCTGTGCCCTCCAcaagctgtgtctgtgcaggtaCACCAGGTTTGTGCGTCGCTTCCTGGGgtctgcagagcagcatttcATGCGTGGCTACCGAGTGAACTATTACATCTTCACAGACAGCCCTGAGAGCgttcccccagcccagctgcagccagggcgCAGGCTGGTCACCGTCCCCGTGCACAAATACTCCAGCTGGCAGGAGATCTCCATGCGCAGGATGGAGGCCATCAGCCGGCACGTGGCCCAGGTGAGCCAAAGGGAGGTGCAGTACCTCTTCTGCCTGGACATTGACATGGTGTTCCACAACCCCTGGGGCCCCGAGACCCTGGGGGACATGGTGGCAGCCATCCACCCCGGCTACTTCGCAGTGCCACGGGAGCAGTTCCCTTATGAGAGGAGGAGCTCCTCGGCAGCCTTCATCCCTGAGGGAGAAGGGGATTTCTACTACGGAGGAGCCGTGTTTGGAGGCTTGGTCAACAAAGTCTATGAGTTCACCAAGACCTGCCACATGACCATCCTGGCTGACAAAGCCAACGGGATCATGGCGGCCTGGCAGGAGGAGAGTCACCTCAACAGGCACTTCCTGACCCACAAACCCTCCAAGCTGCTTTCTCCAGAGTATATATGGGACGACAGGAAGCCAAAGCCCCCCGAAATCCGCCTCATACGTTTTTCCACGGTGGATAAGAACTACAAAGAGATCCGAAATTGATCATCTGATCCCTGCACAGAGATCCTCCACGCAACCAAACCTGCACGATGTGCCCCACCATGCATTTTGGGAAGGAACTTGGAAGGGAATGTGTGGATAGTTCCTCTGGACAACGGAGTCTAAATGCATTTCAGAAGCAGCAGTCAAAGTGCAGGTGGGACTGAAAAGGATTCTGGATTCCCACTCTTTGTAAGTACATtctacacacaaaaaaaagcgTCCTAAAGGCCAGTTATCCAATGCATGGCTGTGGTTGCCCTTGCCTGAGTGTTTTCCCAAGGGCTGGTGGAAACTTTACAAGATCAAAATGGTATTTGACGTTCCTGTGGAGAAGACCTTGGACTTTGGTAAAGAcctttccatttaaaaaaaaaaaaaaaggaatgttgCAGGGCAATAAATTTTCAATAAATTTTCCTGTGTTGTGATTTAAACTAACACCTTTTGTCAGAATCATGAGGAAACTTGCACTTGGAGCAGGTTATCTCTGTCTGGTGTGCAGCAGGATTTCTTGGACCTTCTCAGTAGAGAGCTGGTGCCAGGCATTGCCAGTAAGAGTCCTGGTCTGACAGGACAAACAGTGTGAACTCAGCTAGCAGTTATCTCCCAAATTCCAGACTGTGCTTTGGAGACCCAAGTTTAGACAGAACTGCCAAAGCTCAGAGCAGACTGAACTTCTTCGGGTTTATTTCAATCACAGATGTGCTCTGAACCTTCTCCCTGGGTCACATGTCTCTGTGGATCATGTAATCTTTTCCAACACAGAAAATCTGGTTTTGAGATGTTCATGTTCCTCTCCATTGCATCAGCCCTTTCCAATTTTTCTAAGCTCTGTGAAATAAATTGGCgagaagctgctggagctgaCAGCACGAGCTGATGCCTTTCCAGCAAACAGGATGATTTCATTCCATAATGAAATGCTCTGATGAAGCTGGGAgttcagcacagagctggaagtgGGCTGGGGTTAACATTTTCTCTCCTTGCATGTGCTGAGGAGCTGAACCAGGCATTTAGAGCCTGACAGTTCCCTTGGGTGAGCACAGGGGAGCAGCCACGGCTGTGGCTGGCAGCTGAGGTCACAGCTCAGGGGTGCCTGTGCCACCTCCCTTTGTCACAGCAGGGCTGCCATAAACATCATCTCCCTCTGCTACCAAAGGACTGAGCACGTCAGTCCCTGTTCactcacagggagcagcagagaggccgcgggagctgcagggagaggaggagcagggtgaAAGGGTGAACGGGCTGTTTCTAAGGGAacagtttaggaaaaaaaaaaaaaggaaaaaggaaggaaagggggggaaaggcTCATTtggcagagagagggaaaataGAGAAGAGGTGGCTGACTGTTCCTGCTTCTCCTCACATGAGAAAATTGCTGTATGGCAGTGAATCAAGTATTCAAAGCTTTAGGGCCCCACCACTGATTGCAGATGACTTAACGAGCCATTTCAGTCCTGTGAGCAGGCTGAGAATGGCACTTGCCACTGTCGTTGCAGGCATTTCATCTTCCAGAAGACTAATTAGAAAAGCTTTCACGTACCCATAATATAGATAAGGTACCTGAAATACCTCCAGCCCCAAAGACCCAGTGGCAGCTTGGTTGGCTGATTTGTGCTTAATCCAGCAAAGGGTCCTTATTACATTTTCTCCAGACTCTTCTTAGTGATGTGATGCAGGAGGAAGATGCCCCCTTTACGTAACTAGATCAGAAATGAAACCTCTTCCATATATGTTGGGTAACCAGGCACCTCATCTAAGCCAAAATAGTGAGGAAAAATACTTATCCAAATATTTCCAGAACGGCACATTTCCAACCAGCCCAGAATTAATACTGTCTGTCTCTTATTTGTTAAAAGAGTTAGTGCCTCAAGGCCATGCTGAAACTGGCTTCTTATTATGCTAATTATACATGTATGCATATGGATCCTTTACCAGCCAGAAGGAGCTGTCCAgtctgctctgcacaggacaaACCAGATAATTTTATCTCCTGGTGTCAGTATGTGGCTGGGCTGGTCTAGACTTCATAGAAAAGTATTCAGATTCCAAGAAAAAAGATGAAGTTCCATAGCAGCCACAAATCCATAgatcagctgtgccaggggccaATTCCCCTTATGCCGTAATTCTGCTGGAAATTGCTCTGGGTTTGCAGCCATAGGGCTTCATTCTGCCACATTAATTATTGAGTTCCTGTGCAGATACTCATAAATCCTCTGTGAGAGGAAGTTCTGCAGCACAGATGATGGGTGGCAGAAGGTGGTCTGTGTTTCTGGGGtacctgttttaaaaaaattgtgaaggGCTTGGTCTGAGCTCAGCATGTGAGCTGCCTCTTGGCCGAATCCTCAGCCCTCTGATTGACACCATAATGACCTGTTTTGTGCTGTGCCAAACATGTTTATTTTCCTGGCAGCTTCTCCCCAGGGGAATGGCCTGTGTTGTGTGACACAGTTCTGCTCCACAGGGCTGTGGTTTGAAGCAGTACCTACAAActcccagtgcctccagggAGCAGGAGAATATCTGCAGgacaataaaaaaaccaaacccacagcGCTGTGTGGGAGATGCTTCCTGAATCAGCTCGTGCCCTCCTCTAATTAATGAAGGGCTGGACTTCTCTTGTCATCTCCTGCTGATTAATCCccttcccccagcagcagcagtgagctttccttctcccagcGTGGATTGTGCAGCCTGAGGCTTGTGTGCACTTTGGGAGCTTCACCAGGACCTGCCTTCTGGTGTGCATTCCCCACCCACACCCAGTGCACaggggggaaactgaggcacagggtaggaAGGCAGCAGTGGcgctcctgccttcctccatTCACCACGGGGGACAATGTTGTCTTACCCGTTCTTGTGCCAAAGGAATTTGGACTTAGAAATGCAGGGAAGTGCATGCAAACTGAATCACCTCATGTAAATAAACCCCACTGCCTGGGGATGTGATTGGGCTCTCAAGGTATTTCCTACTCGAGCCCTTAGCCCAGCCTCACATCAGCAGCTTGTTGCCTTCCCAAGGGCCCCTTTTTCCTTCCATCCCTTTCTGCTCGGCTGGAACAGACTCATCATTCATTGTCCCTCTAATTTAAGCACCCATCTGACAGGCtgtttctttcctcctccctgctgctgtcttgCCCAGTGCATCCACCCCCAGAGGGCAAGTTTCTCTGTGTGGtgtgaaacagaaatttccAGCACTGAATATGATTTCAAGTGGGGCCAGAATGTGATCCTCTTGTTCTCCCCACTGATAGGACAAGACTCATTGCCACTTAGCCAGATGAGGATTCTTTTCCACTCCTGTTTGGATTTCCCATAACCCTCCGATAGGTGATGTTCCCTGACAATTTTGaccagaaatataattttgtacCACACAGCACCAATTACAAAAGGACTGGCTTAGTCAAACTTTCTGTGGGTGAGATCTGTGGCTGTGGGGCACGGAAATGAGACGATCTTTGAGCAGAGGGGGATGAGGAGGGGTAAGAACATCAGTTACACAACAACAGCTTGTGGAAAAGCCACGTGTATCTGGCTGGCTTCATGCAGCTGAAGCAGCATGCTGGTGGAAAGGAGCTGGAAGGCTGGGAGCTTcttgccagagctgctggattcACTCTCCTGCCCTTTGTCTCACCTGTGCAGCTTTTTGAGGGAGGGACTGTCTCTGTCTCTTGTTCTGTGTTTGAACAGGGACCAGTCTGGGTCACTCAGTGGGGATTTGTTCTAATCTCAAAGGGCAGCTCTTAGCACCAAGGTTATTATTTTCTCACTTGAATCCCACCTGCTCTGCTTCATCTCCTGCCCCAGCAAATCCCCATGGGACCCCAGaggtgacacacacagagcaacagctgctctccaggtgGAGTGACAGTGACAGGCCATTCTGGGGACAGCGGGAACTGGAGAAGGAGTTACAGGAGTGGGTTGAGTTGTACTTTACTCACGGTAAATCCCCAACCCTGGAGTTGTGCTCCGCACAGTCTAATGATTTAGGGAAGCATCTCTAGCAAAACACATCTGAAGAGTGACATTTGAATGTCTGCCTGCCCACCAGACTCCCTCCTTTCTCCACGAGTGTTGCTGTACTGACGTGACTTTTCCTGTGCTATATTTAGGTTAAACATAGATCCACCAAATGTCACTGTTTCGTGTAAAACTAGAGTAAAGCCTTAGGAGTAGAAAGGCGGTTTTAACCACAAATCTCTACAGCTTGTATGCCCACCTCATCCCCCTACTCCCCGTTGAACCTTTAGCCAATTTGAAGGGAGCCAGACGAGTACAAATTGCATTTCAAAAGTGCTTCATTCTGGTGTGGTTTTCAGTGAGTTTTGCCAACAGCAGATCACATAGTTCTAGACCTTTTGAAGTACGTGTTTTTCTCACTGTTG
The nucleotide sequence above comes from Cinclus cinclus chromosome 19, bCinCin1.1, whole genome shotgun sequence. Encoded proteins:
- the GBGT1 gene encoding globoside alpha-1,3-N-acetylgalactosaminyltransferase 1, which produces MISRKVLVGFLVCLGVIAVVIWARAGSGKVHYLPYYLPCPEIFSMKLQYTEEKLIQLFPQLFYQQPRVLVPKRQDVLTVTPWLAPIVWEGTFDPEILDSAYRPLNLTIGVTAFAVGKYTRFVRRFLGSAEQHFMRGYRVNYYIFTDSPESVPPAQLQPGRRLVTVPVHKYSSWQEISMRRMEAISRHVAQVSQREVQYLFCLDIDMVFHNPWGPETLGDMVAAIHPGYFAVPREQFPYERRSSSAAFIPEGEGDFYYGGAVFGGLVNKVYEFTKTCHMTILADKANGIMAAWQEESHLNRHFLTHKPSKLLSPEYIWDDRKPKPPEIRLIRFSTVDKNYKEIRN